The Ornithodoros turicata isolate Travis chromosome 9, ASM3712646v1, whole genome shotgun sequence genome includes a region encoding these proteins:
- the LOC135367818 gene encoding nose resistant to fluoxetine protein 6-like isoform X2, with protein sequence MTNKGEDASARLIVVDASAKLPAGILGGTLAAMGDYDACMALTFMNRFNDEVEDFRGQYCSVRITPPLPPKPRHISKGVVIVNTEQFPEHHVLRQFAISVHNFYFTHVRLGLCFPSTCPAEDVQKLLYVAKSLLNLNASVIHCEVRPDAYNMSGEQLVALVVVLCFVLVVFIATSMDILNRTYKSCKSKVLTHAYSVEAFMDMSVIRSSAKLLQVRTPADEHSRNLQAIHGIRAFNVFWIIVAHTYAFGEITTYRNGLSVLEQASNLLFQPVLNSFLCVDTFFFLGGFLITFNQCKIFYKTHPVLDYFGKLVARYWRLVPVAAACTCFIFLAPELGSGPIWHEKMGQATENCRRTWWAILLVIHNFEGYEQSCLPHYWYISADIQMYAVILATSILLGRQPKLALLITACLLTLSAIVVGILTYINNYPPTLLMLSRDYHYSKDLLSEIYFRPYVHIGPYLTGSLVAYLYLHHRNTHVPRILEGLLWITCIAAGSYVNFITVVWSNGDLPSSFWSSVYAGTHRIVWSACVGWVVHRCAVGRGGLLNRLLSWKFLVPVSRVSFAIYVIHIYTIYFKLWTTRERISLSHFHVFMTAISNFVVSCILGFLVAIIFEKPVVYVWDTLSTGACFSKKAKNEKNGVQDSKPVHAGVCKQVSIGRDLSANMHCTGTRVEGV encoded by the exons TGGTGGACGCCAGTGCAAAACTGCCCGCCGGTATCCTTGGAGGGACCCTCGCAGCAATGGGCGACTACGACGCCTGCATGGCACTTACTTTTATGAATCGATTCAACGATGAGGTGGAGGACTTCCGAGGTCAGTACTGCAGCGTACGCATCACCCCACCGCTGCCTCCAAAGCCAAGGCACATTTCAAAGGGGGTTGTCATCGTCAACACTGAGCAGTTTCCAGAGCATCAT GTGCTTCGGCAATTCGCCATCTCGGTGCATAATTTTTACTTCACACATGTCCGCCTGGGATTGTGTTTCCCGAGCACCTGCCCGGCTGAGGATGTGCAGAAGCTTCTGTACGTTG CTAAAAGCCTACTGAACTTAAATGCATCTGTGATACACTGTGAGGTCCGTCCGGACGCCTACAACATGTCCGGGGAACAGCTGGTAGCTCT GGTCGTAGTTCTTTGCTTCGTTCTCGTCGTCTTCATTGCTACATCCATGGACATCCTGAATCGCACTTACAAGAGCTGCAAGTCTAAGGTTCTCACACACG CATACTCAGTTGAAGCATTCATGGACATGTCTGTCATCCGATCAAGTGCGAAGCTACTTCAAGTCCGCACACCAGCCGACGAGCACAGTCGCAACTTACAGGCCATTCACGGCATTCGTGCTTTCAATGTCTTCTGGATTATAGTTGCGCACACGTACGCCTTCGGAGAGATCACCACTTACC GTAATGGCCTGAGCGTGCTCGAGCAGGCAAGCAACTTGCTGTTTCAGCCTGTTCTGAACTCTTTCTTGTGCGTGGACACCTTTTTCTTCCTAGG GGGCTTTCTAATAACGTTCAATCAGTGCAAGATATTCTACAAAACGCATCCAGTTCTGGATTATTTCGGCAAGCTAGTAGCTCGCTACTGGAG ATTAGTTCCAGTGGCAGCAGCGTGCACATGTTTCATCTTCCTTGCACCGGAACTAGGGTCCGGACCTATTTGGCATGAAAAAATGGGCCAAGCCACGGAGAACTGCCGTCGAACGTGGTGGGCAATTCTGCTGGTCATACATAATTTTGAAGGATACGAACAATCG TGCCTTCCTCACTACTGGTACATCAGCGCGGACATCCAGATGTATGCAGTCATCTTGGCTACGTCCATTCTCCTTGGAAG GCAACCCAAGTTGGCACTTCTGATCACAGCATGCCTCCTGACCCTCAGCGCGATAGTTGTAGGAATCTTGACGTACATCAATAACTACCCGCCTACTTTGCTGATGCTCAGCAGGGACTATCA CTATTCCAAAGATCTACTGTCAGAAATCTACTTCAGGCCTTATGTGCACATCGGACCTTACCTTACCGGATCGCTCGTTGCATACCTGTACCTGCACCACAGGAACACTCATGTTCCACGA ATCCTCGAAGGACTCTTGTGGATCACTTGCATAGCGGCAGGATCGTACGTAAACTTCATTACCGTCGTGTGGAGTAATGGTGACCTGCCATCCAGCTTCTGGTCCAGTGTCTACGCTGGTACACATCGCATAGTTTGGAGCGCCTGTGTAGGCTGGGTCGTGCACAGGTGTGCTGTTGGCAGAGGGG GGTTACTGAACAGGCTGCTATCATGGAAGTTTTTGGTTCCCGTGAGCCGCGTTTCGTTTGCTATCTATGTTATTCACATTTATACAATCTACTTTAAGCTGTGGACGACGCGGGAGCGGATAAGCCTTTCCCATTTCCACGTG TTCATGACAGCGATATCGAACTTCGTCGTGTCATGCATCCTGGGATTTTTGGTGGCCATCATCTTCGAGAAGCCCGTCGTCTACGTATGGGACACGCTGAGCACGGGGGCGTGTTTCAGCAAAAAGGCTAAAAACGAGAAGAACGGCGTCCAGGATTCCAAGCCCGTTCATGCAGGCGTATGCAAGCAGGTGTCGATAGGGAGAGACCTTTCGGCAAACATGCACTGTACAGGGACAAGAGTTGAAGGTGTATAG
- the LOC135367818 gene encoding nose resistant to fluoxetine protein 6-like isoform X3, with amino-acid sequence MGIHRHFMVDASAKLPAGILGGTLAAMGDYDACMALTFMNRFNDEVEDFRGQYCSVRITPPLPPKPRHISKGVVIVNTEQFPEHHVLRQFAISVHNFYFTHVRLGLCFPSTCPAEDVQKLLYVAKSLLNLNASVIHCEVRPDAYNMSGEQLVALVVVLCFVLVVFIATSMDILNRTYKSCKSKVLTHAYSVEAFMDMSVIRSSAKLLQVRTPADEHSRNLQAIHGIRAFNVFWIIVAHTYAFGEITTYRNGLSVLEQASNLLFQPVLNSFLCVDTFFFLGGFLITFNQCKIFYKTHPVLDYFGKLVARYWRLVPVAAACTCFIFLAPELGSGPIWHEKMGQATENCRRTWWAILLVIHNFEGYEQSCLPHYWYISADIQMYAVILATSILLGRQPKLALLITACLLTLSAIVVGILTYINNYPPTLLMLSRDYHYSKDLLSEIYFRPYVHIGPYLTGSLVAYLYLHHRNTHVPRILEGLLWITCIAAGSYVNFITVVWSNGDLPSSFWSSVYAGTHRIVWSACVGWVVHRCAVGRGGLLNRLLSWKFLVPVSRVSFAIYVIHIYTIYFKLWTTRERISLSHFHVFMTAISNFVVSCILGFLVAIIFEKPVVYVWDTLSTGACFSKKAKNEKNGVQDSKPVHAGVCKQVSIGRDLSANMHCTGTRVEGV; translated from the exons TGGTGGACGCCAGTGCAAAACTGCCCGCCGGTATCCTTGGAGGGACCCTCGCAGCAATGGGCGACTACGACGCCTGCATGGCACTTACTTTTATGAATCGATTCAACGATGAGGTGGAGGACTTCCGAGGTCAGTACTGCAGCGTACGCATCACCCCACCGCTGCCTCCAAAGCCAAGGCACATTTCAAAGGGGGTTGTCATCGTCAACACTGAGCAGTTTCCAGAGCATCAT GTGCTTCGGCAATTCGCCATCTCGGTGCATAATTTTTACTTCACACATGTCCGCCTGGGATTGTGTTTCCCGAGCACCTGCCCGGCTGAGGATGTGCAGAAGCTTCTGTACGTTG CTAAAAGCCTACTGAACTTAAATGCATCTGTGATACACTGTGAGGTCCGTCCGGACGCCTACAACATGTCCGGGGAACAGCTGGTAGCTCT GGTCGTAGTTCTTTGCTTCGTTCTCGTCGTCTTCATTGCTACATCCATGGACATCCTGAATCGCACTTACAAGAGCTGCAAGTCTAAGGTTCTCACACACG CATACTCAGTTGAAGCATTCATGGACATGTCTGTCATCCGATCAAGTGCGAAGCTACTTCAAGTCCGCACACCAGCCGACGAGCACAGTCGCAACTTACAGGCCATTCACGGCATTCGTGCTTTCAATGTCTTCTGGATTATAGTTGCGCACACGTACGCCTTCGGAGAGATCACCACTTACC GTAATGGCCTGAGCGTGCTCGAGCAGGCAAGCAACTTGCTGTTTCAGCCTGTTCTGAACTCTTTCTTGTGCGTGGACACCTTTTTCTTCCTAGG GGGCTTTCTAATAACGTTCAATCAGTGCAAGATATTCTACAAAACGCATCCAGTTCTGGATTATTTCGGCAAGCTAGTAGCTCGCTACTGGAG ATTAGTTCCAGTGGCAGCAGCGTGCACATGTTTCATCTTCCTTGCACCGGAACTAGGGTCCGGACCTATTTGGCATGAAAAAATGGGCCAAGCCACGGAGAACTGCCGTCGAACGTGGTGGGCAATTCTGCTGGTCATACATAATTTTGAAGGATACGAACAATCG TGCCTTCCTCACTACTGGTACATCAGCGCGGACATCCAGATGTATGCAGTCATCTTGGCTACGTCCATTCTCCTTGGAAG GCAACCCAAGTTGGCACTTCTGATCACAGCATGCCTCCTGACCCTCAGCGCGATAGTTGTAGGAATCTTGACGTACATCAATAACTACCCGCCTACTTTGCTGATGCTCAGCAGGGACTATCA CTATTCCAAAGATCTACTGTCAGAAATCTACTTCAGGCCTTATGTGCACATCGGACCTTACCTTACCGGATCGCTCGTTGCATACCTGTACCTGCACCACAGGAACACTCATGTTCCACGA ATCCTCGAAGGACTCTTGTGGATCACTTGCATAGCGGCAGGATCGTACGTAAACTTCATTACCGTCGTGTGGAGTAATGGTGACCTGCCATCCAGCTTCTGGTCCAGTGTCTACGCTGGTACACATCGCATAGTTTGGAGCGCCTGTGTAGGCTGGGTCGTGCACAGGTGTGCTGTTGGCAGAGGGG GGTTACTGAACAGGCTGCTATCATGGAAGTTTTTGGTTCCCGTGAGCCGCGTTTCGTTTGCTATCTATGTTATTCACATTTATACAATCTACTTTAAGCTGTGGACGACGCGGGAGCGGATAAGCCTTTCCCATTTCCACGTG TTCATGACAGCGATATCGAACTTCGTCGTGTCATGCATCCTGGGATTTTTGGTGGCCATCATCTTCGAGAAGCCCGTCGTCTACGTATGGGACACGCTGAGCACGGGGGCGTGTTTCAGCAAAAAGGCTAAAAACGAGAAGAACGGCGTCCAGGATTCCAAGCCCGTTCATGCAGGCGTATGCAAGCAGGTGTCGATAGGGAGAGACCTTTCGGCAAACATGCACTGTACAGGGACAAGAGTTGAAGGTGTATAG